The sequence AGCAATGGTTAGCAGGTACGTTATCGCCGTCGGATAAGGTGCAAAAGACCCTGTACCGCTACCTGATTCGGATGTCGACCCGCGCCACGCCCTTTGGCTTGTGTTCAGGGATTTCGCTGGGAAAATGGGGGACCGTATCGGGCGTTACGTTTGATGAAGCTGCACCAGTACGAACGTACCTGCGACTCGATGCAATGGCTATGCAGCAACTGTTGCACTACGTCAGTCAACTACCCGCTATCTGGCCGACGGTGCGCTACCGATCCAACACCACGACCTATGCCATTGGCGCCGATCTGCGCTACGTAGAGGCCAATCAGCAGGGGGGATTGCCCGGAAGTTACGCGTTGAGTGTCACCGACAATACGGAGTATCTGCAACAAATTCTGGAAAGAGCCCGCCACGGCGCTACGCTTCCTGACCTGATTACCCTGTTGATGCAAGACGGGATCGAGGCGGAAGACGCCCAAGGTTTTCTTGACAATCTGATTGATAATCAGCTAATCCAGTCTGAATTCGATCCGAGTCTGACGGCCCAGGATGAATTGGGACGCCTATTAGAGCGACTACGTCCATTTGCTGAGCAGCAGCCCGCCATCGACTTACTGACTGATGTCCACGAGACGCTACGCCGCGCCAGCCCAGCCAGCAACGTACCTGACTGCCAGCGGTTAGATGAATTGCTGGCCCCCATTCTCGCTATCGAAAACCGGCTGCTGGTGCAGTGCGACACGTACTTCCCCGCCAGTCAGAACACGATTGGGGAAGCCGTGCGTGAGCAGTTGAGCCAGACACTACAGCAGATTCTGCGCCTTAGCCCAGCCGAGCAAACGTACCTGCCCACCTTCCGGGAGCGTTTCTACGAACGCTACGAAGAGCAGGAAGTGCCGCTGCTATTGGCACTTGACCCGGATATCGGCGTTGGTTACGGGGGGAGTTCGCTCACAGCCGCCTTGTTGGACGGTATCGACTGGCCCGAAATGGCCGCGGGTGACGTTCCGTTCACGGTGGCGCAACAGACGATGCTCCGGCTTTTTACCGAAGCAATGCGCCTTGACGAACCCCGGCTGGACCTGTTGGATGCTGATCTGGCCACCCTGACCGACGGGCAACCTGAGCCTGCTTTACCGGCCAGTGGTTACTGGATGGGCCACTTGCTGGCCAGCTCAGCCGAGGCGCTCGACGCGGGCGACTGGCAGTTTCATCTGGTAGCGGGCGGGGGGCCGTCGGCGGCCAACCTGCTGGGCCGTATGGCTCACCTGGACGATGAACTGAAAGCCCAACTGCAAGCAAGCCTGCAACAGGAAGAGGCCTCGGAAGCCGACGCCATTTGGGCCGAAATCGTCCATCTGCCCGAAGCCAAACTCGCCAACGTGCTGACCCGCCCGGCGCTGCGTTCTTACGAAATTCCGATTCTATCCGTTAGTGGCGTACCTGACGCCTATCAAATCCCGCTCGATGATCTGCTGATTTCGGCCCCGCGTGGACAACGTATTGTGCTGCGATCGAGGCGGCTGAATAAGCGGGTTATCCCCCGGCTATCGACGGCGCACAATTTCTCGATGGGGCTGGCCCACTACCGGTTTCTCTGTGATCTGCAAAAGCAGGAGGGCACCCTGCGCGTTGGCTGGGATTGGGGACCCTTGTCCTCACAGCCGTATTTGCCGCAGGTTCGTTACCGCAACGTCATCCTGAGCCGAGCGGCCTGGCAACTGACGAAAGGCGTGGCGCCAACCAGCCAAGCCG comes from Fibrella aestuarina BUZ 2 and encodes:
- a CDS encoding lantibiotic dehydratase, encoding MQLHPFYVLRRPLLPVETYFQVQHRLRQGHALIDVLKAYYQHPYAQQALFFASSDVYQQCQQWLAGTLSPSDKVQKTLYRYLIRMSTRATPFGLCSGISLGKWGTVSGVTFDEAAPVRTYLRLDAMAMQQLLHYVSQLPAIWPTVRYRSNTTTYAIGADLRYVEANQQGGLPGSYALSVTDNTEYLQQILERARHGATLPDLITLLMQDGIEAEDAQGFLDNLIDNQLIQSEFDPSLTAQDELGRLLERLRPFAEQQPAIDLLTDVHETLRRASPASNVPDCQRLDELLAPILAIENRLLVQCDTYFPASQNTIGEAVREQLSQTLQQILRLSPAEQTYLPTFRERFYERYEEQEVPLLLALDPDIGVGYGGSSLTAALLDGIDWPEMAAGDVPFTVAQQTMLRLFTEAMRLDEPRLDLLDADLATLTDGQPEPALPASGYWMGHLLASSAEALDAGDWQFHLVAGGGPSAANLLGRMAHLDDELKAQLQASLQQEEASEADAIWAEIVHLPEAKLANVLTRPALRSYEIPILSVSGVPDAYQIPLDDLLISAPRGQRIVLRSRRLNKRVIPRLSTAHNFSMGLAHYRFLCDLQKQEGTLRVGWDWGPLSSQPYLPQVRYRNVILSRAAWQLTKGVAPTSQADWLASWRSRYHVPRYVVMMNADNELPLDLENGLNVELLVDELTKHGTVKLKEWLLNEQTCWVGGPTQHWVGELILPASFTSKRSATNTYARATSDVQRIFAPGSEWVYLKIVTGEQASERLLLTELPILTEDLREAGSLSQWFYVRYNHPEPQLRVRFQSFPGQDGQLLGQVLAWVQRLTADYGTLYRVQLDTYQREVERYGAARIALCEAWFCTESEMLLPVLQLVSQEGETSRLFYACALVDRLFEAWQLPLDQRDGLITRLRDAFSREFRADTALLVQLDKSYRLYRPVVHDALSAFDAPAELASFAPQFRQLASELQTTLADQNERDDLLASLIHMLLNRIFPTENRRHEYLLYHLLKKEYTSLLKRNRPAPNRA